GTAAATCTAGTCATGCTGCAGCATCACCAGAAGAAGGGATTAATGCGCTCGATGCGGTGATTCACTTATTTAATGGAATTGCGACGCTTCGACAGCATGTTCCTTCTGACGTTCGAATGCACGGTATTATTAAAGAAGGTGGAATAGCAGCAAATATCATTCCAGAAAAAGCGTCTGCACAATTTTACCTTCGGGCAAAAGACCGTTCGACCTTAAATGGTATTCGAAAAAAAGTAGAATTGATTGCATCCGGTGCGGCAGCAATGACGGGTGCGAATATAGAGACGCATCCTTATGAGCTTAGCTATGACAACATGAAAACAAACAAAACGTTATCTGCACTCTTTACGAAAAACTTGCTAACAAGTGGTGTAAAAAAAGTACATCCTGCGAAATCGTCTACGGGCTCGATTGACATGGGGAACGTGAGTCATGTCATCCCAGCCATTCATCCGTACATCGGGCTGGATGCTCCGGGGCTAATTGCACATACAAGAGAATTCGCAGATCGTACCATTACACCGGTGGGGCATGCGGTGTTATCTCAAGGAGTCTTTACGCTAGCAAAAACGGCTGCGGACATTTTGGGCAATGAAATACTCTTACAAGAAATCAAAGAGGAGTTTATACAAAGTAATGTATAAAGACTCGCGAGTGATTTTGTTTTGTTTCCTACATGTCTTTCTGAGAGACCAATACCCTGAATACTAAACAACAATAACTGAATAAAAATGAGAAGAGAGTAAGGTTTTTCACATCTTACTCTCTTTTTTATTCATAAAAATGCATAATCAGAATATTTAAACTTTGTTAAAAAGGCTTTGCAACTGAAAGATATCGTGTTATTATGCATTTACTTGAATAAACATTCAAAAATAAGGAGGAAATGAATATGAAAAAATTAGCCTTAGTAGTAGCTTTAACGGGAAGCTTGATTGGGTTGTCAGCATGTGGTGCAGCGACAGAAGATGATGCAGCTGCAAGTGGAGAGAAAAAAGTATTGAAGATGGGAACATCGGCAGACTTTGCACCTTTTGAATCGATGGATACATCTGGTGAAATAGTCGGTTTCGATATCGATTTAGCAAAATATGTGGCAGATGAGTTAGGGTATACGCTAGATATTGAAGATATGAAATTTGACGGTTTGATTGGAGCGTTACAAACAAAACGTGTGGATATGGTGTTAGCAGGAATGTCTGCTACAGATGAGCGAGATAAGAATGTTGACTTCTCTACAGAATATCATTCCTCTGGTGAAATGTTTCTAACAGTAAAAGACTCCGATATTCAATCTGTAGAAGATTTAGAAGGGAAAACAGTCGCTGTTCAATTAGGTACGATTCAAGAAGAAGGTGCGAAAAAACTGCAAGAACAAGTTGATTTTGAACTCAAGCCTGTAGATAGTGCCATGATTCTCGTCCAAGAACTACTTGCTAACCGTGTAGATGTAGCCTATTTAGATCAAGCAGTAGGAAAAGGTTTTATGGAAGAGCAAGATCTTGCTGGGTTTGAAGATACATCTTCAAGTTCCCCGGGAATGGCAATTGCTTTCCCAGAAGGTAGCGAGTTAATCGACGATGTCGATGCAGTGCTTGCGGAAATGGAAGAGAGCGGAAAGTTACAGGAATTAAAAGACAAATGGCTAAAAGAAGATTAAATCGTCATTACGTCTTCTGAAATAACCGTTAAAAGAAAGTAGGTGAAAGGCATGAATTTGGATTTTAGCCAAATCGTGCCTTACATTCCTTTTATCTTAGAAGGAATATGGGTAACGTTACAATTTGTTATTGTCTCGATCATTGTAGGATTTGTACTTGGAACGTTGCTATCTCTAGCAAAAATTTCAGCAAAAAAAGGATTGGTTTACTTTGCAGATGCGTATACGTCGGTCTTTCGAGGAACGCCGTTAATCCTTCAACTAATGCTCATCTATTTTGCGATTCCACAACTAACGGGCTATGATATCTCGCCTTTTCTATCCGCCATCATGGCTTTCGGGTTAAATTCAGCTGCATATATCTCGGAAATTATTCGTGCAGGAATTCAAGCGGTCGACAAAGGGCAAACAGAAGCGGCACTCGCTCTCGGAATTTCGTACCGTCCAATGATGAAGGACTTAATCCTCCCTCAAGCAATGAAGAACATTTTGCCCGCATTGATGAATGAATTTATCACGTTAACAAAGGAATCTGCCATTGTATCTACTATTGGCTATTTAGATTTAATGCGTCGGGCACAAATTGTTGGGGCAGATACGTATCGAAATTTTGAGCCTTTATTATTCGTGGGTCTCATCTATTGGATACTCGTGATGGGGCTAAGTAAAGTAGGAAAACGTGTAGAGAGAAGGTTAAATTACGATGATCAGCATTAACTCGGTATCCAAAACATTTGGTAAGAATGAAGTACTTTCATCTATTTCTAATTCGATCGATTCCGGTGAAGTGGTTGTCATCATTGGGCCATCTGGGTCAGGAAAATCGACCTTATTACGTTGCATGAATCATTTAGAAGAGCCAACGGAAGGAGATATTTCATTCCAAGGAGCACCGATTTCCGTTTCGAAAAATTTAGTGGACGTTCGGACGAAAGTGGGAATGGTATTTCAACATTTTCACTTATTTCCTCATTTAACGGTTGTCGAAAATTTGATGTATGCGCCTATGAAAGTGAAAGGGGTATCAAAAAAAGACGCAGAAACAAAGGCAGTTGAGTTGCTCGCGAAAGTAGGGTTATCTGAAAAAAGAGATGCATATCCAGGAAGCTTATCGGGAGGACAAAAACAACGTGTAGCAATTGCTCGTGCACTTGCGATGGAACCGGAAGTGATGCTATTTGACGAACCAACATCTGCGTTAGATCCGGAAATGGTAAAAGAAGTGCTGTATGTCATGAAGGATTTGGCCAACTCTGGTATGACGATGGTCATTGTGACACATGAAATGGGATTTGCGAAAGAAGTGGCAGATCGGATTTTATTTCTCGACCAAGGAAAATTGGTAGAGGAAGCATCCCCGACTGCTTTCTTCCTACATCCGAAAACCAAGAGAGCGCAAGATTTTTTAGCGAAAGTATTATAGGTGGCTACGAGAAGACTTTTCATCAGAAGGGTCTTTTTTTCTATTCTAAAAATCCTAGCACATCGAAAGAGTCTCAAAACTATCTGTTCAGGGAATAGAGAATATATACTGAATATCTCAGTTTCAAAATAGCTAAATTAAAGGGGAAAAAGAAGTGAAAAGCGAACGAATGGGTTTAATGGTATTGTTTACGGTCTTAACTTATGTGCTAGCGATAATTGTGTTAGTCATGCATAAATTTTTTGGGTTTTTACAGGGGTATAGTACGTTTCAAGGAATAAGTTCCTTATCCGATACGAACTTTCTGTTATTTGTCATTTTAGGAAGCCTCACGACATTATTAGTTCTTGGAAGTGTGATTATGTATTGGTGTAAACCATTACATTCCTCCTTACCTTTAGTCATCACCGCATCGTTAACATTCTCTTCGATGTTTATCATTGCTAGTGGAAATGGTTTAGTGGAGTATCACTTCTCTATTTTTATGGTGTTGGCTTTACTGGCGAATTTCAATTCCATACGCATGATTGTTGTGAGTACAGCAATCTTCGCTGTACATTACTTCGTTGGCTATTTTGCCTATCCACAATTACTGTGTGGAACGGATGATTACCATTTTTCTTTACTCATGATCCATGCTGTTTTTCTTGTTCTGACAAGTGCTGCGACCATCGTGCTCATCGCGAGTAAACAAAAATCAGAAGCAGCCATGGAAATAGAACGAACAGAGACACGTACACAATTCACCGATATTGTGAAAAGTTTAACGGCCACCGTCGAACAATTAACTGTATCTTCGAAGGAAATGTATAGCGGTTCAAAAGAATTTCATGCTGCAAGTGCTCAAGTTGTAGCGAGTGTGGAAGAATTAACGGCAGATGCTGAACGCCAAACAACGTTTGCAAAGGACAACACGAACCAAGTGGATCATATGAATGCAAGCTTTTCTAAAGTACAGGAAAGTGTGCGTCGCATGACGGAAGAAATGGAAATTGCTTCAACAGAAGCCGCGCGAGGAAAGATTTTATTAACAAAAACAGCAAAACAATTTGATCAAGTACATGCACAGGTAGAAGAAGTAAATGCGCGCGTGACAGGACTTGTTGAACATTTGTCTGGTATTTCAGGATTTGCTGAAACGATTCGCACGATCGCCGATCAAACCAATTTGCTTGCATTGAATGCTTCCATTGAAGCTGCGCGTGCTGGTGAAGCTGGAAAAGGCTTCGCTATTGTAGCAGAAGAAGTCCGCAAGCTTGCAAAAGAATCAGATGATGCGTCGTTACGCATTAAAGACCGAATCGTATCGATCGAAACAGAAACAGAGCAAATGCGAGTGTCGATTGAACAAAGCGCGAAGGAGACAACCGAAAGTAAAAAATTGATGCATGAAAGCGAACAAGCATTTACGCACATTCAGACATCTTCTGAAAAAGTAGAAAAAGCGACAAACGTTGTGTTAATCGAAATGGCCGATGTGAAAAAAAGTGCAGAAGAATTAACAGATTCGCTTTCGATGATGGTGGAAATTTCTACACAAGGATTAGCGAGTACAGAGGAGATTGCCGCAAGCACGGAACAACAAGCAAGTGGCATTTCTCAGATGACCGAAATTGCAGAACAGCTGCAACAACTATCGAGCGATTTGCAGAGCCTAAGTACGAAAATCGAAACGACCATAGAAGAATAGAAGGTATGCGTACCCTTATCGTCGAAACAAACGGTAAGGGTATTTCTATGGGAAGGTGGGAGATCATGGCGTATGAATTGAAAACAACCGAAACGGATGCTGATGTTGTGGAATTTATCGAGTCAGTGGAAAGTGGGAAAAAACGAGAAGATGCTTATCGCTTGCTGGATATTTTTACAGAAACGACAGGCTTCGAGGCGAAAATGTGGGGACCTAGTATTATTGGCTTTGGAAAGTATCATTATACATATGAAACAGGGCATGAAGGGGATGCGCCTCTTGTTGGATTTTCACCTAGAAAAGCAAAAATTAGTCTGTATTTCGCGACAGGTGATGAATCGAGAGTTCCTTTGTTAGAAAGACTGGGAAAACATACGACTGGGAAAGCATGTGTCTATGTGAATAACCTGGCAGATATTGACGAAGAAGTGTTGCGCCAACTGATTGACCATTCTGTCCGCTATTTACAAAGTCGATATTCTTGAAAAACACATTCCTTGGAGCTGTAAAGTTTACTTGTCACCTCTTCACGGGTAAAGTAGTTAAGTGATACTAATTTACTACATAGGGGGATTCCAATGGTCATGCAAACCATGATGGAACAAGTAACAAACGAACATCTATTACGCTCGATTCAAGAGCATGTTGCAATTATTCGCTTTAATGAAAAACGAGAGGTTGCCTACGTAAATCCTTTATTCGCCGAGACAATGGGATATTCCACAGAGGAAATGATGGGGATGAAGCATGCCACTTTCTGCTTTGATGAATTTTCTCGATCAAGAGACTATCAAACATTTTGGAATGAATTATATAGCGGTAAAAGCTTTCAAGATAAAATTGAACGAAAAACAAAATCGAATGAACGCATTTGGCTAGAGGCTACGTATATGCCTATTTTTTCAGAGGACCATTCTGAAGTGTTGGGTGTGGCAAAAATCGCAACCAATATTACCGATCGACACAATTACACAGTTGAAATGGCAGATGAGTTAAAGCAAATGTCTGAAACGCTATCGAAAAAATCGAATGAAGGAAAAGAAGATAGTGAGCACCTACTTCAAACGATTCACCAGATTCAAAAAGAATCGGTGATGAATCAAGAGAATCTTGTCCAGCTGCAAGAACAGGCAAAAGATATTACGGCAGTTGTGAAAACGATTCGTGAGATTGCAGCACAAACAAATTTACTTGCACTGAATGCAGCGATTGAAGCCGCACGAGCAGGAGAACATGGTCGGGGATTTGACGTTGTGGCAAAAGAAGTACGAAATCTTTCGAACAAAGTCGCACAATCCATTGGAGAAGTAAAAGAAAATATTGATACAATCATTCATAAGATTGATCATGTCAGTGAAAGTGTGACGTCCATTTCTTCGAAAGTAGATGTCGGGACGACACAACTTCAAAAAACAGTGTCGAATTTTGATGATATTGCGTCTGCTTCTAATTCGTTAGACGAACAAGCACACGTATTTTTAGAAACGATGTAAAAAGCAAAAAGTTATTTAGTGCAAAAGAGAGGGGATAATCAATTGAATTGGTCGAAAACCCGAACGATTGCAGTACCAATTGAGATTGTATGGTCACTTTTTGACGAATCGCAAGCGGCACGAATCATGCCAAAGGTATTAAAAAACGAGTGGATTAGTAAGACAGATGAGATGGTTGGGTCTACATACGAACAAACATATCAAGAAGGTAAACTAACAGAATCGTATGTCGTCGTAATTACGGAGTATGAAAACACGCCGGATCGAAAGATTAAAAAACTATTTTTTCAGTTAGCCAATACATTTGATATGGAACTTTCATTTAATCTTGAGAAAGCTAGTGAAACGGAAACAAAGTTTACTTATAGTGGCTCAAACAAAGGGACTAATTTTCTCGGTCGTGCTATGCTATTGCTAGGAAGTTCGAAAAAAGCAGATATCGTCTTCACAGATTTCTTAAATCGAGTAGAAGCCGAAGCATTGAAAGACTACAAGGAAGTGAAAACTCATGAAGTTCATCCCAGCTCAAATGAATCAGCTCATCAAGAACAATAAAGACTTAGAAACTCGCCTGAAGTCGTTAATGAAAGAAATGGAAATGGAGCGCTCATATGCTTTAAAAGCACTTTACCATTCTGAAGTAGCAGACGGCGGAAGATATCAACAGGATTATCAAGCATTAGATCCAAAATAATAATAAGTAAAAACACACCGCTGTTTGGACGAAACGTCTTAACATAGTAGGTGTGTTTTTTTAGAGTATGAAAATATACATATTTAGCTACAGTCGAACTCTTCAATCCGCGTTTTTCGGAAAAGGAGCACTCGTATAATCCGTTTCATTCCTAGTCAATCTTCCCAAGAGAAGCCTGTCTCCACCATTTTTTAAAACGTATGCTCGTGAAGATATAGGAAATAGCACATATTACAAGTCCTGTTGGACCAATAATCGACACGATGTTTTCATCTAACACTTCCCCGACTACCCAGACACCAGTGAATAGGAGAACACCGTACATCGCAAATTTTTTATGAGATTCAAACACGGTAAATCGCATTGTTTGAAAATGATGAACGTCTTTTTGTTCAATTGCTTTTACAGGTGCTTCAATATACTCGACGATTTTTTGGATACTACGATAAACGGGCTGCGCTTGGAACCATTTCACGAGGAGTTCCCATTTGTTCATATCGCTCGTTTTTAACCAGTCAAAGAAGGCTGGCTTTAGGATATCGATCGTTTCTTTCGTTGGATTTAGCGACAGTAATAATCCTTCCACCGTTGCGAAGGATCGACCAAGGAAGACAAACCTAGTGGGTACTTGAACCGGTAATGATCGCACCATATCTTGAATCATTTTTTGTGCATCGAGCATGTCCATTTGCTTTAATCGTTCCCAGTCCATCGTCGCGAATTCACGCAATGTCGGTTCCATTTGTTTCGGATTTGTTCCAGGCAATAAAAACCCTAAATATTGAAACGCTTCGGCAGCTTTAGCATAATTTTTCAGTAAGATGCCTTCTAATAGTTGGCGGAACAATGTTGCATCACTTTCCGATATTTCCCCAATCATGCCAAAGTCGAGCATCACGATTGTTCCGTCTTGTTGGATTAAAATGTTTCCAGCATGCGGATCTGCGTGAAAGATTCCGGCTTCTAACCACTGAGAAAAGAAAGACCGTAGGAGACGGTCAGAAATTTCTTCTCCTGATAATCCGTGTTGATGGATAAATTCCAAATCATTTACCCTGTGAGCATCAATCCATTCTAGTACAAGCACACGCTCCGTCGACAATTCACGATAAATGCGGGGAACTTTAACTCGGTCTTCGTGCTCGAACCGTCGTTGAAAGATTTCAGCGGATCGTCTTTCTTGCTCGAAATCCAGCTCTGCCTCAATGACTTGCCTTACTTCCGTGTATAATTTGTTGAAGTCGATAAAACCTTTTGGAATAGGAGCGACATATTTGGCAAATTTCATCAGAACGCCTAACGACCAAAAGTCGATTCGAACCAATTCTTGAATGTCTGGTCGTTGTACTTTAATTGCCACAATCGATCCATCTTCTAACGTTGCTTTGTACACTTCCCCTATTGAAGCGGAGGCAACAGCAACTGGTTCAATTGATTGAACGAGCGATTTCTTCTCTGGACCCCATTCTTCCCTCAACACTTGCTCAATTTTTTCCCAAGGAGATGGTGGAACGGAGTCGACAAGTCCTTTTATTTCCGCGATAAATGTTTTTGGCAATAAATCCTCGCGTATGCTCATCAATTGGCCAACTTTAATCAGAATACCGTTTAGTTCAAAAAGGACTGTTCGAAATTCTTTTCCAATTCTTCCCCATAATTTTGCGTTTTCCGCTGGGGATTTTCGACGAAATCGGTACCAGTACATTCGAATAACAATCGAAATACCAAGCGATAGTACTTTCCATGCCCGCCAAACCTTCTGATTTTGTTTCATGAAAATCCCTCTTTTCTACCTTTCAGTTTACTCATTCTTTTGTATTTTGTCTTCCATAACAAAAAAGCTGGAAGGCTTTGTGCCCACCAGCTTTCAATCGTTTAGTTCTAACTTATTTTTCTAATACGTTGATAAATGCTTCTGCAACTGCTTCGGTAGACTGTGGATTTTGACCAGTAACTAAATATCCATCCGTCACAACGTGGCTTGACCAATTCGATGCAGGATCATGTTGTGCACCTTGTTCTTTTAGTTTTGATTCTAATAAGAACGGCATGTCATCTTGAAGACCCGTGTCTTGCTCTTCTTTATTCGTAAAGGCACTAACTTTCTTGCCATCTACTAAATACTTTCCGTTTGAAAGCTTTACATCAACTAGTCCTGCTGGACCATGACAGACAGCTGCCACCGGTTTATCTGCTTCGTATGTGGAGCGAATGATATCTTGTAACGTCGTATTCCCTGGTAAGTCGAACATTGTTCCATGTCCACCTGGTAAGAAAACACCATCGAATGTAGAAGAGGCCACTTCTTCTACAGGTTTTGTATCGGATAGGTATTTTTCTGTTGCTAACATTTCATCTGAAACTTCGCCTTCTAAGCTAGCTGGATCGACCGGAATTTTTCCGCCATTTGGACTTGCGATAGTGACATCGTATCCTTTTTTCTGAAATGCTAAATATGCTTCTCCAAACTCTGACAACCAAACACCGGTTGTTTTTCCATTTGGTAATTCTTTATGATTTGTTAATACCATTAATACTTTCTTTGACATAAAAACGCTCCTTTCGGTTCTCTTCTTTTATTACCCGAATGAGCAAAAACTATGCATGCAAGAACACATTGATGGTGAAAGAGATCTTTTTAATTCGTTAAAGCATCTTCTTTTAGTTGGTTTTTAAAATACCGTAACGTTTCGATCGACTCTTCTTCAGACATTACATTTAATTGCTTCGCAATCTCCACTGCAAATTCTACGTAGGCACTTCCTGGTGCAGTTACAATGCGATTGTCTACAGTGATATCGTCTTTTGACTGTAGCGACCAGTCATGAACGTGTGCATATTCCTCGTCTTCTGGACTAAGTTGGGTAGAGAACGTTTTTCCTTCTAAAAGACCAGCCGTACTTGGAACAGAAGTACCTGCACAGATACCAGCGATTAAACCGCCTGAAGCATGCACGTCACGAACAAGTTGTAACATACGATCATCACTTAGAAGAGACAATGGATGGCCACCTGGTGCAATAAAGACTCCATATTCTCTTGCATCTTCTAATTCGTTAAACGTGTGTGTAGGGTACGTAAGGAGACTAGATGTACCGATGATTGGACGTTTTTCATCCTCCATTGTAAAGGAATGGATGGTATAGCCCTTACTTTTTAGAACCATCGATGCAATAATCACTTCAAATTCAGCATATTGATCACTTAATAGTAGCAATGCTTTTTTCATATGTATTCTCCTCTTTCTATAGCCATTCTAAAATTTCAAGCCGATTACCAAATGGGTCATTTACATAAATCCGATTTGCACCGGGCAGTGCATCATCAATGACATATGCGATCGAATGCATGGATAAATGTTCTTTCCATTCATCAAGCGCATCTACTTCAAACGCAGGGTGTGCTTTTTTTGCAGCAACAAAAGATTGTTCTACCCCAATGTGTACATGGACTGAACCGTTGGAACACCAACAGCCACCTCGCTTTTTTAGTTCTTCTGGCTTTTCTACTTCGGGTAAACCAAGAATCTTGTTGTAAAATTCTCTGGCTTTCATTTCAGAACCAATAGGTGCAGATAGTTGAATATGATCCAATCTTTTTAAAAATACGGACATGGTAAAGCTCCTTTCAAGTGGGGGTCATTCATGGAATATTCAGATACTCATATGATATAAATAGTAAGAAAATGACTTAAATCCTCGATATTTTCTTCAAACATGTTATACTAGGAGAATACCTTCGTGACAAATCCATTGAAGGTTCTTGCATATGCAAGTTTTAGAGGTGAAGAGTATGTTACAACTTCAACTACTACAATTAGAAGATGCGGATAAACTATTAGAATTCGAACGAGTAAACCGCTGCTATTTTGAACAATCTGTTCCTACTAGAGGAGACAGTTATTATATCCCAACTAATTTTCTTTCCACTTTAGGGGGATTATTAGATGAACAAGTACAAGAAAAGTCCTTATTCTATCTTATTTGGGAAAAGGACGAACTGATTGGCCGAATGAATTTAGTCGATATTAATGAAGAAAATTCGACTGGAACGGTTGAGTATCGAATAGGTGAAGCACATTCTGGTAAAGGGTACGCGAAAGCTGCACTTCTTATGCTGGTAGAACAAGTGTTAATTCCACGTGGCATTAGAGGATTAGCGAAAACAACGATCGACAATGTGGCTTCACAAAAAGTTCTGGAATCTGTCGGGTTCGTTCCTGACTCAAGTCTATCAGATGAAGAATTTGTCCACTATATTTGGACATATGCTGAAGTATCTAAAACGAATTAATCGAACCAAGGAGTGAATAGACTCTTTGGTTTTTCTTATGCAATAATTAGAGTACCATTGTTCGTTAGCGCACCGTTTTGGCATAGACACATGTATCGGTAAGCGTTTTTCCATCAACAGATAGATCATCATTGACGAGAATCCCTTCCAGTACGTATCCTAATTTCTCCGGAATCGCTCGGCTTTTTATATTAGAAGATTCGATTCGAATTTCAACTCGCTTCATTCCTAAATCGTCTAGAGCAAAACGTGTTAACCGGTCGATTGCCTCTACCATATAGCCTTTTCCAGATTGCCTAGAGTCAATCCAATAGCCAATTTCAAGTTTTTTTACTTTCCAATCAATATTGTGAAATCCAGTTGTTCCGATAAAATCGTGCGTATCTTTTTCGAATATTAAGTACCGGAGAGCGGAACGTTTCAAGAAGTTTGCCATCGCTTGACGCATATTTTGCTCTGTATCTTCTACACTTGGGGTCTCCTGTACGAAAGGCAGCCAGGGCTTTAACTCTTGTAATGAATGGAGAATCGCTTCATTCGCTTTTGTGCCGTCTCCTTGTTTAGGCTTTCGTAAATACAATCTTTCCGTATGTAATTCTTCTTGTATGTCTCGTATCATTTCGTGCATCTAAATCCCCCTTATTCATTTTCATTATAGCGATACAGGAAGATTTTGCCTATCTCCTCTTGACGGGAAGTTGGATGAGGGAGACTTTAATTGTTGTTTTACATTGCATTGTCACTGGAAAATTTTCACGAAAAAAACCAACTTCATCAAGAAGTTGGCTCTGCAGTCGCTTGCATTGATTTGTGATGGAATGGACATTTGCCTTCGATCGGTTCACTGTCATCTCCAATGAAAAATTGTTTCCACTCGTTATGAGTAGGATCCCCAAAATGACTGATGTCCGGATGCTTCGGTAAGTTATCCCATTTTTCTACTCGTTCTCGTACTTTCTCACGAGACATGACGCCACCTTTTTCCGTTCCTTCTAGACCTTGGAAAATTTTTCGTGGTTGGAAGCCTATGACCATGGAGTTTCCTAAAGCACGTGTTTTCCGCTGTTTATACGCAGGAGTGTTCCCGAAAGCGAAAATCGGCTCCCCATGAAAACGGAAATCCCATAAGTAATGGTCAGGATCTTTCGGAGCATCTTCTGGCCATTCTAATTCATCCTCTGTATGTAGGTATTGAAGAATATCCCAAAACTGTTGTCGATAGTCTTCTAATGATCCTTCTACTTCCATCGGTTCAACAAAAACGAATAAGCCGTGACGTTTATGTTTTGGTTGTTCGAATAAAGCTAAAAATTCTTTTAACGTTTGTGGTAAGTTGGACCAATCCTCTCGGTTGATATAGCCGTATCGAAGTTCCCCATTTAACAGACCACTTCGTCCAAAGTAACATGGAAAGGTTTTGTCCGTGACGGTTGCTTTAAATGTTTGGAATTCCTCTTTTAACCATGAGGGAAGGTCATCACGTGTTTCGATGTCTTCCAATGTTAATAAAGCATGTTTCGTTGAAATCATGTGTTCCGCCTCCACGCGTTTAGTCGTACACCTTTTATTCCCCGAAAATGGAAATTGAAACTCGGGATTGCTTTCTCACGTTTAAGGAATGCACAAAGGGGAATGGTACATGAAAGACTGGATTAGGTGGAGGCTGCAACATGAACGTAAAATTACAACCGCATCAGTGGACAGGTTGCCATAGCGAATATGGAAATTTACAACAAGTAATTGTGTGTGAGCCGAAATATATGGCGATAAAAGAAGTGATTAATGATGTGCAAAAACAATATGCAAGTGAAAATATTAATCAATTTCGAGCGATGAAACAACATCAGGACTTCGTGCGTACGCTTCAAGTAGAAGGCGTACAAGTTATAAAGGTCCCTGCCAAACAAGATTTCCCAGAACAAGTATTCACGCGAGATATCGGATTTACAGTTGGGAATAATGTATTTATTTCTAATATGGCGAGTGACGTTCGTGACGGAGAAGAAGAGATGTTGCGCAAGTGGTTGGGAATGAATGGATACGCCTATAAACGGATGGAAAGTGGTCACGTTGAAGGCGGTGACGTCATCGTAGATGGAAAACGAGTATTTGTTGGTGTTAGTAACAGAACAAGTCGGGATGCGATAACAAATCTTCAGAACGAGCTTCCAACCCATGACGTGATTGCCATTCCTTTTAATCCTAAATACTTACATTTGGATTGTGTTTTCAATATTCTTTCTCCAACGGATGCGCTTATTTTTCGAGATGCAATGGACGAAAAAACAATCGAACTGTTAAGTAAGTATTACCGCTTAATCGATGTAGAAGCGGACGAACAATTTTCAATGGGAACGAACGTATTATCCATTGGAGGTAATAGAGTCATTAGTTTACCAGTAAACCCGAAGGTAAATGCTTCGATGAGCGAAGCGGGATACCGAGTTATAGAAGTAGATTTAAGTGAAATTATAAAGTCAGGTGGCTCGTTCC
The Paenisporosarcina cavernae genome window above contains:
- a CDS encoding M20 family metallopeptidase; protein product: MLEKLNEYLKELEKELWGMSDYLYHHPELGDQEVESMKLLSSYLEKHQFMVEKGIVGRKTAFKATFDSALPGPTIAFLAEYDALPDIGHGCGHNMIGTMSVGAGVLLSKVAMELGGKVVVLGTPAEETNGAKVDMASNGIFDDIDVAMMVHPADQSYQSGDSLAMDAIQFNFTGKSSHAAASPEEGINALDAVIHLFNGIATLRQHVPSDVRMHGIIKEGGIAANIIPEKASAQFYLRAKDRSTLNGIRKKVELIASGAAAMTGANIETHPYELSYDNMKTNKTLSALFTKNLLTSGVKKVHPAKSSTGSIDMGNVSHVIPAIHPYIGLDAPGLIAHTREFADRTITPVGHAVLSQGVFTLAKTAADILGNEILLQEIKEEFIQSNV
- a CDS encoding substrate-binding periplasmic protein; amino-acid sequence: MKKLALVVALTGSLIGLSACGAATEDDAAASGEKKVLKMGTSADFAPFESMDTSGEIVGFDIDLAKYVADELGYTLDIEDMKFDGLIGALQTKRVDMVLAGMSATDERDKNVDFSTEYHSSGEMFLTVKDSDIQSVEDLEGKTVAVQLGTIQEEGAKKLQEQVDFELKPVDSAMILVQELLANRVDVAYLDQAVGKGFMEEQDLAGFEDTSSSSPGMAIAFPEGSELIDDVDAVLAEMEESGKLQELKDKWLKED
- a CDS encoding amino acid ABC transporter permease, translating into MNLDFSQIVPYIPFILEGIWVTLQFVIVSIIVGFVLGTLLSLAKISAKKGLVYFADAYTSVFRGTPLILQLMLIYFAIPQLTGYDISPFLSAIMAFGLNSAAYISEIIRAGIQAVDKGQTEAALALGISYRPMMKDLILPQAMKNILPALMNEFITLTKESAIVSTIGYLDLMRRAQIVGADTYRNFEPLLFVGLIYWILVMGLSKVGKRVERRLNYDDQH
- a CDS encoding amino acid ABC transporter ATP-binding protein codes for the protein MISINSVSKTFGKNEVLSSISNSIDSGEVVVIIGPSGSGKSTLLRCMNHLEEPTEGDISFQGAPISVSKNLVDVRTKVGMVFQHFHLFPHLTVVENLMYAPMKVKGVSKKDAETKAVELLAKVGLSEKRDAYPGSLSGGQKQRVAIARALAMEPEVMLFDEPTSALDPEMVKEVLYVMKDLANSGMTMVIVTHEMGFAKEVADRILFLDQGKLVEEASPTAFFLHPKTKRAQDFLAKVL
- a CDS encoding methyl-accepting chemotaxis protein, which translates into the protein MKSERMGLMVLFTVLTYVLAIIVLVMHKFFGFLQGYSTFQGISSLSDTNFLLFVILGSLTTLLVLGSVIMYWCKPLHSSLPLVITASLTFSSMFIIASGNGLVEYHFSIFMVLALLANFNSIRMIVVSTAIFAVHYFVGYFAYPQLLCGTDDYHFSLLMIHAVFLVLTSAATIVLIASKQKSEAAMEIERTETRTQFTDIVKSLTATVEQLTVSSKEMYSGSKEFHAASAQVVASVEELTADAERQTTFAKDNTNQVDHMNASFSKVQESVRRMTEEMEIASTEAARGKILLTKTAKQFDQVHAQVEEVNARVTGLVEHLSGISGFAETIRTIADQTNLLALNASIEAARAGEAGKGFAIVAEEVRKLAKESDDASLRIKDRIVSIETETEQMRVSIEQSAKETTESKKLMHESEQAFTHIQTSSEKVEKATNVVLIEMADVKKSAEELTDSLSMMVEISTQGLASTEEIAASTEQQASGISQMTEIAEQLQQLSSDLQSLSTKIETTIEE
- a CDS encoding DUF1801 domain-containing protein; protein product: MAYELKTTETDADVVEFIESVESGKKREDAYRLLDIFTETTGFEAKMWGPSIIGFGKYHYTYETGHEGDAPLVGFSPRKAKISLYFATGDESRVPLLERLGKHTTGKACVYVNNLADIDEEVLRQLIDHSVRYLQSRYS